In Pseudomonas sp. DNDY-54, a genomic segment contains:
- the norR gene encoding nitric oxide reductase transcriptional regulator NorR, which yields MMEEALLADLVTELPNAVRLQRLVHTLHQRFRCGAVVLLRLDDDTLRPLAAVGLVQEALGRRFLVAQHPRLAAILSQREPTWFEPDSRLPDPYDGLLDAHVGEPLPVHDCMGISLFVEGKLWGALTLDALHAGTFDDEARRDLQRYTLVIEAAIRITRLEHENRGLRLARSDVLETTPVTGDGEILGQSQVIRELLRELEVVADSELPVLLLGETGVGKELFARWLHRHSRRRNKPLVLVNCAALPESLAESELFGHVKGAFSGATTDRPGRFDAANGGTLLLDEVGELPLVVQAKLLRTLQNGEIQRLGADKPRQVDVRIIAATNRNLRESVRDGHFRADLYHRLSVYPAPIPPLRERGNDVLILAGYFLELNRARLGLRSMRLSPAAERALLGYAWPGNVRELEHVISRAALRLLSRGASRSEILTLEPDLLDLDSTQSASLAPVAEVQPVPTEAEIISLRQAVDDAQRHAIVRALEASGENWAQAARLLDVDSSNLHKLARRLKLK from the coding sequence ATGATGGAAGAAGCACTGCTGGCGGATCTGGTCACCGAACTCCCGAATGCGGTTCGCCTGCAACGACTGGTGCATACGCTGCACCAGCGTTTTCGTTGCGGCGCGGTGGTGTTGCTGCGTCTCGATGACGACACGCTGCGCCCGCTTGCGGCGGTGGGATTGGTGCAGGAGGCGCTGGGTCGGCGCTTTCTCGTCGCTCAGCACCCGCGGCTTGCGGCCATCCTGTCGCAACGCGAGCCCACCTGGTTCGAGCCCGACAGCCGTTTGCCGGATCCCTATGATGGGTTGCTTGATGCACATGTCGGCGAGCCCTTGCCAGTGCACGATTGTATGGGCATCAGCCTGTTCGTGGAGGGCAAATTGTGGGGCGCGCTGACCCTCGATGCGCTGCATGCCGGCACCTTTGATGACGAGGCTCGGCGCGATCTGCAGCGCTACACGCTCGTCATCGAAGCGGCGATCCGGATCACTCGGCTTGAGCACGAAAATCGTGGCCTGCGCCTGGCCCGCAGCGATGTGCTGGAGACCACGCCGGTGACAGGTGATGGCGAGATTCTCGGTCAGAGCCAGGTGATCCGAGAGCTGTTGCGCGAGCTTGAGGTGGTTGCCGACTCCGAGCTGCCTGTGCTGCTGCTCGGCGAAACCGGCGTCGGCAAGGAGCTGTTCGCGCGCTGGCTGCACCGACACTCGCGTCGCCGCAACAAGCCGCTGGTGCTGGTTAATTGCGCCGCGTTGCCGGAGTCGCTCGCGGAAAGCGAGCTGTTCGGTCATGTCAAAGGTGCGTTTTCCGGTGCGACCACCGACCGGCCTGGCCGTTTTGATGCGGCCAACGGCGGCACGCTGCTGCTGGACGAGGTGGGTGAGTTGCCGCTGGTGGTCCAGGCCAAGTTGTTGCGTACCTTGCAGAACGGCGAGATTCAGCGCCTCGGTGCCGACAAGCCGCGGCAGGTGGACGTGCGCATCATCGCGGCCACCAATCGCAACCTTCGCGAAAGCGTGCGCGACGGCCATTTCCGTGCCGATCTCTACCACCGACTGTCCGTCTATCCGGCGCCGATCCCGCCGCTGCGTGAGCGCGGCAACGATGTGCTGATTCTGGCCGGCTACTTTCTTGAGCTGAACCGCGCGCGTCTCGGGTTGCGCAGCATGCGGCTTTCACCGGCCGCTGAGCGCGCATTGCTCGGCTATGCATGGCCGGGCAATGTCCGCGAGCTGGAGCACGTGATCAGCCGGGCGGCGCTGCGATTGCTCAGCCGGGGAGCCTCGCGCAGCGAGATTCTCACCCTGGAGCCCGATCTGCTCGATCTGGACAGTACACAGTCCGCCTCGCTCGCACCGGTTGCAGAGGTTCAGCCGGTGCCGACGGAAGCGGAGATCATCTCGCTGCGCCAAGCGGTCGACGACGCACAACGCCATGCGATCGTTCGCGCGTTAGAGGCCAGCGGCGAAAACTGGGCACAGGCGGCGCGATTGCTGGATGTCGACTCCAGCAACCTGCATAAGCTGGCCAGGCGGCTGAAACTAAAATGA
- a CDS encoding peptidase U32 family protein, protein MHLVCPAGSLPALKAAVQQGADAVYVGFRDDTNARHFAGLNMDAKQLDKGLQLIREKRRQLYIAVNTYAQPQGWARWQRAVDQAADMGVDALIAADPGVLSYAAERHPQLNLHLSVQGSATNAAALAFYQQRYNIKRAVLPRVLSLKQVKQVAAGSPVPIEVFAFGSLCIMAEGRCHLSSYLTGESPNLCGVCSPAKAVRWSEEPEGLTSRLNNVLIDRYAEGESAGYPTLCKGRFMVNGQRFHALEEPTSLNTLDLIPELASIGVTAMKIEGRQRSPAYVEQVTRVWRAALDSYLQAPQRYAVQPAWRDVLDGLSEGSQTTLGAYHRAWQ, encoded by the coding sequence ATGCACTTGGTATGTCCGGCAGGTAGCCTGCCCGCGCTTAAGGCCGCCGTCCAACAGGGCGCCGACGCGGTCTATGTCGGTTTTCGAGACGACACCAACGCACGTCATTTCGCCGGCCTCAACATGGATGCGAAGCAGCTCGACAAGGGGCTGCAGCTGATTCGCGAAAAACGCCGCCAGTTGTACATCGCCGTGAATACCTATGCCCAGCCGCAAGGCTGGGCGCGCTGGCAACGCGCCGTGGATCAGGCAGCCGACATGGGCGTTGACGCGTTGATCGCCGCAGACCCCGGCGTGCTGAGCTATGCCGCCGAGCGCCATCCCCAGCTCAATCTCCATTTGTCCGTGCAAGGATCGGCGACCAATGCCGCCGCGCTTGCCTTCTACCAGCAGCGCTACAACATCAAGCGTGCCGTGCTGCCGCGTGTGCTCTCGCTCAAACAAGTCAAACAGGTCGCGGCAGGCAGTCCCGTCCCCATCGAAGTCTTCGCCTTCGGCAGCCTGTGCATCATGGCCGAGGGCCGCTGCCACCTGTCTTCCTACCTCACCGGTGAGTCGCCGAATCTTTGTGGCGTGTGCTCTCCCGCCAAGGCGGTGCGCTGGAGCGAAGAGCCGGAAGGCCTTACCTCGCGGTTGAATAACGTGCTCATCGACCGCTATGCCGAAGGCGAGTCCGCCGGTTACCCAACCCTGTGCAAGGGGCGCTTTATGGTCAATGGCCAGCGCTTTCATGCACTGGAAGAGCCCACCAGCCTCAATACCCTGGATCTGATTCCGGAATTGGCCAGCATTGGCGTCACCGCGATGAAGATTGAAGGTCGCCAACGCAGCCCGGCTTATGTCGAGCAGGTCACCCGGGTCTGGCGCGCGGCGCTGGATTCGTATCTGCAGGCACCCCAGCGGTATGCCGTGCAACCGGCGTGGCGCGACGTGCTTGACGGCCTGTCCGAGGGCTCACAAACGACACTCGGCGCCTACCACCGCGCGTGGCAGTGA
- a CDS encoding U32 family peptidase, whose protein sequence is MKLSLGPVLFYWDRQQTLDFYADMASMPLDVIYLGETVCSKRRDMGLDDWMGLARDLAEQSSAQLVLSGLTLVEAASELSSLRRLCDNGELLVEANDMGAVQYLSEKGVPFVGGPALNLYNGYALAELVKSGMQRWVPPVEISGAMIRDARAQLSRLDVAMPEIEVFAYGHLPLAYSARCFTARAENRPKDDCQFCCQNYPEGIPLLSQEGEALFTINGIQTMSASVSNLLADYPALVESGADLLRLSPRASGMIQVVEAFDAVRKGGLPPLAVEGCNGYWHGQPGMLRAEEAGLC, encoded by the coding sequence ATGAAACTCAGCCTCGGCCCCGTGCTGTTCTACTGGGATCGCCAGCAAACGCTGGATTTCTATGCCGACATGGCCAGCATGCCGCTGGACGTGATCTATCTGGGGGAGACCGTCTGCTCCAAGCGCCGCGACATGGGCCTGGACGATTGGATGGGACTGGCGCGAGACCTCGCGGAGCAATCGTCGGCACAACTGGTACTGTCAGGCCTGACCCTGGTCGAGGCCGCGTCGGAGCTGTCCAGCCTGCGGCGGCTCTGCGATAACGGCGAGCTGCTGGTGGAAGCGAACGACATGGGCGCCGTCCAGTATCTGTCCGAAAAGGGCGTGCCCTTTGTGGGCGGGCCGGCGCTGAATTTATACAACGGTTACGCCCTGGCTGAGCTGGTCAAAAGCGGCATGCAGCGCTGGGTACCGCCGGTGGAAATATCCGGTGCGATGATTCGCGACGCGCGCGCCCAGCTGTCGCGTCTGGACGTGGCCATGCCGGAGATCGAAGTCTTCGCCTACGGCCATCTGCCGCTGGCGTATTCGGCACGTTGCTTTACCGCGCGCGCGGAGAACCGTCCGAAGGATGATTGTCAGTTCTGCTGTCAGAACTACCCGGAAGGGATTCCCTTGCTCAGTCAGGAAGGCGAGGCGCTGTTTACCATCAATGGCATCCAGACCATGTCTGCCTCGGTCAGCAACCTGCTGGCTGATTACCCGGCGCTGGTCGAAAGCGGCGCCGATCTGCTGCGCCTGAGTCCACGAGCGTCGGGAATGATTCAAGTCGTCGAAGCATTCGATGCGGTGCGCAAGGGCGGGCTGCCACCGCTGGCCGTCGAAGGTTGCAATGGCTACTGGCACGGTCAGCCCGGCATGCTGCGCGCTGAGGAGGCCGGTCTATGCTGA
- a CDS encoding SCP2 domain-containing protein — MLMPRAHLLKWGERLLPLAARTPFLLQRIALERSLNQIFAEPLADGAFEALEGRWMRLEVVDLKLAWCLTCDRQLLRIAEQAEVQVTIRGNWREFLLLASRQEDPDTLFFRRRLVIEGDTELGLAIKNLIDSLDPDMLPPWLWTLLQGAGEEVARTGRAQPASA; from the coding sequence ATGCTGATGCCTCGCGCCCACCTGTTGAAATGGGGCGAACGGTTGCTGCCGCTGGCCGCTCGCACGCCATTCTTGCTGCAACGCATTGCCCTTGAACGCAGCTTGAACCAGATATTCGCCGAGCCGTTAGCCGACGGCGCCTTCGAAGCCCTGGAAGGCCGCTGGATGCGGCTGGAAGTCGTTGACCTCAAGCTGGCCTGGTGCCTGACCTGCGACCGACAGCTGCTGCGGATCGCCGAGCAGGCAGAGGTGCAAGTGACCATTCGGGGCAATTGGCGGGAGTTTCTGTTGCTGGCCAGCCGTCAGGAGGATCCCGACACGCTGTTCTTTCGGCGCCGGCTGGTAATCGAGGGGGATACCGAGCTTGGCCTGGCGATCAAAAACCTGATCGACAGCCTCGACCCGGACATGCTGCCGCCCTGGTTGTGGACCCTGCTGCAAGGGGCGGGCGAGGAAGTTGCTCGCACAGGTCGTGCACAACCTGCGAGTGCCTGA
- a CDS encoding putative zinc-binding protein codes for MTSPRLPLVYSCSGCSNVAQLANTLALRLDRAGLAEMSCIAGVGGRVSSLVNKANSGRPILAIDGCPLHCARACLAQHDVIADVHITLSSYGLRKRYREDCSEAEADALFEDMRNIIASDRMKPRPQLRSV; via the coding sequence ATGACATCGCCCCGCCTGCCGTTGGTGTATTCCTGCTCCGGCTGTTCCAACGTGGCGCAGCTGGCCAACACCCTCGCCCTGCGGCTCGACCGTGCCGGGCTCGCAGAAATGTCCTGCATCGCCGGCGTGGGCGGTCGGGTCAGTTCTCTGGTCAACAAGGCCAACTCCGGCCGCCCGATTCTCGCGATAGATGGCTGTCCGCTGCACTGCGCACGCGCCTGCCTGGCGCAACACGATGTAATCGCCGATGTTCACATCACGCTCAGCAGCTACGGGTTGCGCAAACGCTACCGCGAGGATTGTTCCGAAGCCGAGGCGGATGCGCTGTTCGAGGACATGCGCAACATCATCGCCAGTGACCGCATGAAGCCGCGGCCACAGCTGAGGTCGGTGTAG
- a CDS encoding Crp/Fnr family transcriptional regulator, giving the protein MLTETSLVAELRRHHLFSRLPEAALQEVCASANLKRLPSGASLFHQGDKAERFYFLFSGQVKLHRVVCDGQEKLVEVIRGGESFAEALLFTGAPNYPVSATALKASLVASLHGAHYRRMLEQHPSICLDILGTLSIRLHQRLNEIDTLTLANASHRVVRFLYQSQEDDSGVVTLDVPKRLIASKLGIQPETFSRILHRLIESGMISVQRRRIEILDSRGLAAYQD; this is encoded by the coding sequence ATGCTCACCGAAACATCGCTTGTTGCGGAGCTTCGCCGCCACCACCTGTTCAGCCGCCTGCCTGAAGCAGCCCTGCAGGAGGTTTGCGCATCGGCCAATCTCAAGCGCTTGCCCTCCGGCGCGTCGCTGTTTCACCAAGGCGACAAGGCCGAACGTTTCTATTTCTTGTTCAGCGGCCAGGTGAAGCTGCATCGCGTGGTCTGCGACGGACAGGAAAAACTGGTGGAGGTCATTCGAGGCGGCGAATCCTTTGCCGAAGCCTTGCTGTTTACCGGCGCGCCGAACTATCCCGTCAGCGCCACCGCGCTGAAGGCCAGTCTCGTTGCCAGCCTGCATGGCGCGCATTACCGGCGCATGCTCGAACAGCACCCAAGCATCTGTCTGGACATCCTCGGCACCCTGAGCATCCGCCTGCATCAGCGCTTGAACGAGATCGACACCCTGACGCTGGCGAACGCCAGCCACCGCGTGGTGCGCTTCCTTTACCAATCGCAGGAAGACGACAGCGGCGTGGTCACGCTTGATGTGCCCAAGCGTCTTATCGCGTCCAAACTCGGCATCCAGCCAGAAACCTTCTCGCGGATTCTGCACCGGCTGATCGAATCCGGGATGATCAGCGTCCAGCGGCGGCGTATCGAGATACTCGACAGCCGTGGCCTGGCGGCCTACCAGGACTGA